From the Panulirus ornatus isolate Po-2019 chromosome 46, ASM3632096v1, whole genome shotgun sequence genome, one window contains:
- the LOC139763384 gene encoding uncharacterized protein: MKEADIGLGPYSFNPSRIEAVDFTWPVVIENTRIIAGRGRPEVDPWGFLLPLAPLVWAAILTALLLVPAAVVLLSSCALQGYGDQRTWMKNTFHYSGNLMSLLAVRHIPQPYQSLRDVLDDPSVTMIWQSNSTNAYYFRG, translated from the exons ATGAAGGAGGCAGATATAGGACTAGGCCCTTATAGCTTCAACCCAAGTCGCATTGAAGCGGTGGACTTCACGTGGCCAGTCGTCATAGAAAACACACGAATCATTGCTGGTCGTGGGCGACCAGAGGTGGACCCGTGGGGCTTTCTGCTGCCCCTCGCGCCCCTGGTGTGGGCGGCCATCTTGAcggcgctgctgctggtgcctgCAGCTGTGGTCCTGTTATCGTCATGCGCTCTTCAAGGATATGGGGACCAGAGAACATGGATGAAAAATACCTTTCA CTACTCCGGTAACCTTATGTCCCTTCTGGCCGTGAGACACATCCCACAACCTTACCAGAGCCTTAGGGACGTGCTGGACGACCCTTCCGTTACCATGATATGGCAGAGCAACTCTACCAATGCTTACTATTTTCGT gggtGA